TCTTGGAGAAATGGAAGTCTGGGCGCTTGAGGCGTACGGAGCTGCAAATACCCTCCAGGAACTCTTGACCATCAAGAGTGATGACATGAACGGTCGTGTCAAGATTTATGAGAGTATTGTCAAGGGTGAACCAGCCTCTACTGCGGGAATGCCTGAGGCATTCAATGTATTGGTTCAGGAGATCCGTGGCTTGGCTTTGGATATGTCGGTGTATGACTCCAAGGGTCAGCAGGTGCCCCTTACCGAACGTGATGAAGAGTTGATCGCCAAGCAGTCGAAAGGCTCCCTCAACTAACCAGGAGAAATACAGATGAAGGAAATTCAAGATTTCGATAGCATCATGATAAAACTGGCTTCACCAGAACAGATCAGAGATTGGTCTTATGGTGAAGTGAAGAAGCCGGAGACGATCAACTACCGGACCTTGCGCCCAGAGCGCGATGGTCTGTTCTGTGAGAAAATCTTCGGTACCACCAAGGAGTGGGAGTGCTACTGCGGGAAGTTTAAATCGATTCGATACAAGGGTGTTATTTGTGACCGTTGTGGTGTTGAAGTAACCAACACCAAGGTCCGCCGTGAGCGTATGGGACACATCTCCCTGGCAGCTCCGGTATCACACATTTGGTACTACCGCTCGGTTCCCAGCCGAATGAGCATGTTGCTTGATATCTCCCGTAATGCACTGCAGAGTGTTCTCTACTATGAGAAGTATGTGGTTATCAATGCTGGGGATACCAGCTTGAAGCCCAAGCAGTTGCTCAGTGAAGAAGAGTTCTGGCAGGCCCGTGAGCAGTATGGTGACTCATTTGAGGCAGGTATGGGTGCAGAGGCAGTACGTAAATTGCTTGTGAACCTTGATCTTGAAGAGCTCAGCCGTGAACTGCGTGAACAGATGCGTCAGAAAGCCGACAAGGCTGACAAGCGCCTGCTCAAGCGAATTGAGGTATGTGAGAACTTCCGTGACAGCGGCAACCGCCCTGAATGGATGATTCTTACGGTAATTCCCGTTATTCCACCAGATCTGAGACCGATGGTCCAGCTCGATGGCGGAAGATTTGCAACCAGTGACCTCAATGATCTTTACCGTAGGGTCATTAACAGAAACAATCGTCTTGACCGTTTGGTCAAGCTTAATGCTCCTGATATCATCATCCGCAATGAAAAGCGTATGTTGCAGGAGGCTGTTGATGCGCTGTTTGACAACTCCAAGAGAAAGAGGGTGGTCAAGGGTGCAAGCAATAGGCCTCTCAAGAGCCTTTCAGACATGCTTAAGGGAAAACAGGGACGTTTCAGACAGAACCTGCTTGGAAAGCGTGTTGACTACTCAGGTCGTTCCGTTATCGTTGTCGGCCCAGAGCTTAGGATGCATCAGTGTGGCCTTCCTTCCAAGATGGCCCTTGAACTGTACAAGCCTTTCATCATGAAGAAGTTGGTACAGGATGGTGTTGTCTACAATATTAAGAAGGCAAAGAGCCTGGTCGAGGAAGAGACGGATGCCGTCTGGTCGATTCTTGACGATGTCGTCAAGGACCACCCTGTATTGCTCAACCGTGCACCTACGCTTCACCGTCTTGGTATACAGGCCTTTGAGCCGGTATTGGTTGACGGCAAAGCCATCAAGTTGCACCCATTGGTATGTCATGCATACAATGCTGACTTCGACGGTGACCAGATGGCTGTGCACGTACCATTGACTCATGCCGCCCAGTTGGAATGCTGGACCTTGATGCTCTCGGTTACCAACCTTCTTGACCCTGCAAATGGTAAACCAATCGTATATCCTTCACAGGATATGGTCATGGGTATCAACTATCTGACCCGTGAGATGAGTGGCGCACCTGGAGAGGGCAAGTACTATACCAGTATTGGTGAGTTGGAACAGGCAATTGATAGTGGTCTGCTCTCCTACAATGCAAAGATTCGCTTTAGATTCGAGGATGGTACCCGTTTGGAGACAACTCCAGGAAGGGTATTGTTCAATGCAGCACTCCCAGAAGGCGTTCCTTTCCAGAACACTACAATGGGTGATAAGGAGTTGAAGGCTCTTATCGGTGATACACTGAAGGCGAATGACAACTCAATTGCTGTTGATATGCTTGATTCCATCAAGGACCTCGGATATCGATATGCAACTTTCTTTGGTGCTACCATTGGTCTCTCTGACATGATCGTACCTGCTGGAAAGGCTGAGCTCATGACCAAGGCCAATCTTGAGCAGCAGAAGATTCTTGACCAGTATCGTCAGGGACATATCACTCAGGAAGAACGGTACAACAGGGTCATTGAGGTTTGGACACAGACCAATGACTTGCTGACCGATGAGTTGATGAAGGAATTGAAGGTCAGCCAGAAGGGCTTCAACCCGCTCTTCCTCATGGCAGACTCAGGTGCTCGTGGATCGAAGACCCAGATCAGGCAGCTCGGTGGTATGCGTGGTTTGATGGCAAAGCCAAGTGGTGATGTTATCGAATTCCCCATTAAATCGAACTTCAAGGAAGGATTGTCGATCATCGAGTTCTTCATCTCCACCAATGGTGCTCGTAAGGGCCTTTCCGATACCGCATTGAAGACTGCTGAGGCAGGGTACCTCACCCGTCGTCTGGTTGATATCAGCCAAGACGTTGTGGTCAATGAGGATGACTGTCACACCATCAATGGTATCTGGCGTGGAGCACTCAAGGATGGTGATGAAATCGTTGAGAACCTTGCAGACCGCATTGTAGGGCGCTGTCCGGTAGAGGATATCTTGCATCCATTTACCCGTGAAGTTATCGCCACTGCAAATGAGGAAATTGACGAGATTACTGCCCGAAAGATTGAGGAAGCTGGTATTGAACAGGTCCTCCTGAAGACGGTGCTCACCTGTGAGGCTAAGCATGGCGTATGCCGTAAGTGCTATGGTCGTAACCTTGCCACAAACCGGCCGGTAGTAATCGGTGAGGCTGTAGGTATCATCGCTGCCCAGTCGATTGGTCAGCCGGGTACCCAGCTTACCATGCGTACGTTCCACGTTGGTGGTACTGCTTCTACCAGTTCCGAGGAGAGCAAGCTCACCTTCAACTATCCGATTGTCATCGGCGCCATTACTGGCTCAAGGGTTATCCGTGAGAGTGATAAGATGGAAGTGTTCACCCGTAAGGGACATATCGAATATTTCCGAGTGAATACCATCATGGATGCATCCTCCTACGACAAGCTTCTTGTTGAAGATGGCCATATTGTAGCCAAGGGTACTCCGTTCTATGAAAAGGACGGGGAAGTGGTTGCAAGTGAAGAGAACGGAACTGTCAGAATATATGAGTCCAAGGTTTATTTGATCGGGCATTCCACCACACAGGTGGTGAAGGCTGGTTCAGAGCTCTTGGTGGGGAGTGGGGACTATTTGGAACCAAAAACTCCGCTCGTGACATTCGACCCGTTCAGTGAGCCGGTTATTGCCGAAGAGGGAGGATTCTCCCACTTTGTTGATATCAAGCTGGGAACCACGTTGGTTGAAGAGGTAAATGAGGAAACCGGTAACATCGAGAAGAAGATTACCGAGCATAGCCTCGAGTCCTTGCAGCCTCGTATTGAAATTACCAGTGAGGAACATGGAAAGGGAGATATTCTTGCAGTCTACTTGTTGCCTGGTGGATCCTATATCCAGACCCAGGACAATGTGAAGATTGACAAGGGTATGATTCTCGCCAAGTTGCTTAAAGAAGGGACCAAAACGAAGGATATTACCGGTGGTCTTCCCCGTGTTGGTGAGTTGTTTGAGGCACGCCGGCCGAAGAACGCTGCAATCCTTGCTCAGGTTGCTGGCTTGATCAGCTTTGGCAATATTGTAAAGGGTAAGCGTACCATCTTGGTAACTGACCCGTTCGGTAATGAGTACAAGCATATGGTACCAATGGGAAGAAACCTGTTGGTCCGTGATGGTGATTCTGTCGAAGCTGCTGAGCCATTGTGTGATGGATCTGTCGATCCCCATGACATCCTCGATATTCTTGGAGAGAATGCACTGCAGTCCTTCCTCGTGGATGAGGTCCAGGAAGTCTATCGAATGCAGGGAGTACAGATCAACGACAAGCACTTGGGAGTTATTGTCAGGCAGATGCTGCGCAAGGTCGAGGTGGTCCATGTTGGTGATACCAATTTGATCCACGGCCAGCAGGTGGATAAGTATCGGTTCTTCGAGGAGAATGACCGGGTGATTACCGAAGGTGGTGAGCCTGCTGTTGCACAGCCACTGCTACTTGGTATTACTCGAGCGTCCTTGAGTATCGACTCATTCATCAGTGCGGCGTCCTTCCAGGAGACAACCAAGGTCTTGACAAATGCAGCAATAGCTGGTAGTAAAGATGAGTTGCGTGGTTTGAAAGAGAACGTCATTATCGGTCACCTGATTCCTGCGGGAACTGGTATGCGCCTTTATCGCGATGTTAAACTCAAGGATGAGGAGTTGCTGAGACTGCAGCAGAGAGTTGATGCAGTAAAGGCTTCACGACACCAAGAGATGATTTCAGACGATGAATTTGACGTTGAAGATTTGGCAGACATGAAATCCGTGGGTGATACCGTGGATGTGGACGATTCCGACGAGGATTGACCTATGCGCCTGTTGGCGCATATGCAGCCTTGCCGGACCGTGTAAAACCACACCGCTGTGTCCATGCTGGGTACGGATTTTACATATGACGTGTTGCCCGTAGGGGTGGCGCAGATCCCTGTGTTTGTGAGAAGCAGTGGGTCAAAGAAAGAAAAGGGAGTGTGTCGATAAGATGCCTACTATTAATCAGCTGATCAGAAAGGGTAGAAAGACCATTGTCCAGAAGACAAAGTCCCCAGCCCTCGAAGGTTGTCCCCAGAAGCGTGGTGTATGCACCAGGGTCATGACCGTAACCCCGAAGAAGCCGAACTCTGCTTTGAGAAAGGTCGCACGTGTGCGACTTTCCAATGGTATTGAAGTTACCGCCTATATCCCCGGTATCGGACATAACCTGCAGGAGCACTCGGTAGTACTCCTTCGTGGTGGAAGGGTCAAGGACCTTCCCGGTGTTCGCTATCACATTGTTCGTGGTGCCAAGGATACCCTTGGTGTCGCAGATCGTAAGAGAAGCCGCTCCAAATACGGCGCCAAGAAGCCTAAGGCTTGATAAGGGAGGAGTTGGAATATGTCTAGAAGAACTACTGCTCCCGTCAGGGAAGTGTTGCCGGATCCCGTATATGGGAGTGTCATTGTTGAGAAGTTCATCCGTCGCATGATGTACGATGGAAAGAAGTCTCTCAGCACCAGAATTATTTACAATGCCATGTTGACCATTGGTGAGAAGACCGGTGAAAAACCGCTTGATGTTTTCCTCAAGGCTTTGGACAATGTAAAGCCGGTTGTTGAGGTTAAGAGCCGCCGTGTTGGTGGTGCAACCTATCAGGTTCCTGTGGAGATTCGTGAGAATCGCCGTGAGGCTCTTGCAATGCGCTGGATTATCGCCGCTGCTCGTTCCCGTAATGGGCACAGCATGGCCGAGAAGCTTGGTGCTGAGCTCCTGGATGCCTACCAGAATACCGGTTCTGCCTTCAAGAAGAAGGAAGATACCCACAGAATGGCAGAGGCCAACAAGGCTTTCAGTCATTACCGTTGGTAATAAAAAAACCAAAAAAGCCCGGCTTTTCCACTGTGAAGAGCCGGTTTTTCTTTATCTTTATAGAATTATTCCTAATCGCTTGACATAAAAACTGCTTTCCCGTATATTGCTAAAGGTGTCCGCATAGGTACGTCTATGTGGCAGTATGTAGAGCCAAACCGATTATTGCTGGAGCAATGATAAGGTGGTTTCAGGCAGTACCAAGTTTTTTATAAACTTATACTATGTCGTCAGGATGGGTCCTCCAGGCCTGCCGACCTCTGGAATCCTCTTATGTTTTGTTTCCCTGTAATTAGTTTGTCTCAATCGAAATGGTAAAGGCTTTGGGCCTTTATGAGCACATATTAATTATTTTTTGTGACTAACATTGGATGTCACAAGGAGGAAATGATGGCAAAAGAGAAATTTCAGAGGACGAAGCCACACGTAAACGTAGGCACCATCGGTCACGTTGACCATGGTAAGACTACCCTTACCGCAGCAATTACCATGCACTGTGCAAAGCTGTTTGGCGATAAGGCACTTGCTTACGATTCAATCGACAACGCCCCTGAGGAAAAAGAGCGTGGTATTACCATTAACACCAGACACGTTGAGTATCAGTCTACTAATAGGCACTACGCACACGTTGACTGCCCGGGACACGCTGACTACATCAAGAACATGATCACCGGTGCTGCACAGATGGACGGCGCCATCATCGTCGTTGCAGCAACTGACGGTGCTATGGCACAGACCAAAGAGCACATCCTGCTCGCACGCCAGGTTGGTGTACCTTGCTTGATCGTTTTCATCAACAAGACTGACCAGGTTGACGATCCTGAATTGATCGACCTCGTTGAAGAAGAAATGCGCGACCTGCTCAATGAGTATGGCTTCGACGGTGCTAATACTCCTGTCGTTCGCGGTTCTGCTTTCAATGCAATGAGCAATCCTGATGATCCTGAACAGACCAAGTGCCTTGACGAGCTACTTGATGCAATGGATAACTTCATTCCGCTTCCGGAGCGTGCTGTTGACCAGCCCTTCTTGATGCCGATTGAGGATATCTTCTCCATCTCCGGCCGTGGTACTGTTGTTACCGGTCGTATCGAACGCGGTATCATCAAGGTCAACGAACCTGCTTCAATTGTTGGTATCCGTGAAACCCGTGACACTGTTGTTACTGGTGTTGAGATGTTCAACAAGTTGCTCGACGAAGGTCAGGCTGGTGATAACATCGGCGCACTGCTTCGTGGTGTTGACAAGAAGGACGTTGTTCGCGGCCAGGTTTTGGCAAAGCCTAAGTCCATCAATCCCCACGCCAAGTTCTCCGGTACTGTATACGTACTGAGCAAGGACGAGGGTGGTCGTCACTCCCCATTCTTCAGCGGCTATCGCCCGCAGTTCTATTTCCGCACCACTGACATCACTGGTACGGTAAACCTGCCTGAAGACAAGCAGATGGTACTGCCTGGGGATCACACCGACATCAATGTCGAACTCATTCACCCTGTTGCCATGGACAAGGGACTCCGCTTCGCTATCCGCGAAGGTGGTAGAACCGTTGCTTCCGGTCAGGTTACCGAGATCGTTGAATAACGTTACCAACGAATGTCTTGCCATCATCAGATGATGGTGGCAAGGCCCGTTTTTTGGAGGAATAATGGCTAAAGAGAGAATTCGAGTTAGGCTGAGAGGTTTTGATATTGAGCTGGTTGAACAGAGCTCAAAAGCTATCGTAGATACCGTTGTCAGGGCTGGTGCTACAGTGTCAGGTCCTGTACCTCTCCCAACCCGTATCAACAA
This sequence is a window from uncultured Sphaerochaeta sp.. Protein-coding genes within it:
- the rpsG gene encoding 30S ribosomal protein S7, giving the protein MSRRTTAPVREVLPDPVYGSVIVEKFIRRMMYDGKKSLSTRIIYNAMLTIGEKTGEKPLDVFLKALDNVKPVVEVKSRRVGGATYQVPVEIRENRREALAMRWIIAAARSRNGHSMAEKLGAELLDAYQNTGSAFKKKEDTHRMAEANKAFSHYRW
- the rpsL gene encoding 30S ribosomal protein S12, which encodes MPTINQLIRKGRKTIVQKTKSPALEGCPQKRGVCTRVMTVTPKKPNSALRKVARVRLSNGIEVTAYIPGIGHNLQEHSVVLLRGGRVKDLPGVRYHIVRGAKDTLGVADRKRSRSKYGAKKPKA
- the rpoC gene encoding DNA-directed RNA polymerase subunit beta' gives rise to the protein MKEIQDFDSIMIKLASPEQIRDWSYGEVKKPETINYRTLRPERDGLFCEKIFGTTKEWECYCGKFKSIRYKGVICDRCGVEVTNTKVRRERMGHISLAAPVSHIWYYRSVPSRMSMLLDISRNALQSVLYYEKYVVINAGDTSLKPKQLLSEEEFWQAREQYGDSFEAGMGAEAVRKLLVNLDLEELSRELREQMRQKADKADKRLLKRIEVCENFRDSGNRPEWMILTVIPVIPPDLRPMVQLDGGRFATSDLNDLYRRVINRNNRLDRLVKLNAPDIIIRNEKRMLQEAVDALFDNSKRKRVVKGASNRPLKSLSDMLKGKQGRFRQNLLGKRVDYSGRSVIVVGPELRMHQCGLPSKMALELYKPFIMKKLVQDGVVYNIKKAKSLVEEETDAVWSILDDVVKDHPVLLNRAPTLHRLGIQAFEPVLVDGKAIKLHPLVCHAYNADFDGDQMAVHVPLTHAAQLECWTLMLSVTNLLDPANGKPIVYPSQDMVMGINYLTREMSGAPGEGKYYTSIGELEQAIDSGLLSYNAKIRFRFEDGTRLETTPGRVLFNAALPEGVPFQNTTMGDKELKALIGDTLKANDNSIAVDMLDSIKDLGYRYATFFGATIGLSDMIVPAGKAELMTKANLEQQKILDQYRQGHITQEERYNRVIEVWTQTNDLLTDELMKELKVSQKGFNPLFLMADSGARGSKTQIRQLGGMRGLMAKPSGDVIEFPIKSNFKEGLSIIEFFISTNGARKGLSDTALKTAEAGYLTRRLVDISQDVVVNEDDCHTINGIWRGALKDGDEIVENLADRIVGRCPVEDILHPFTREVIATANEEIDEITARKIEEAGIEQVLLKTVLTCEAKHGVCRKCYGRNLATNRPVVIGEAVGIIAAQSIGQPGTQLTMRTFHVGGTASTSSEESKLTFNYPIVIGAITGSRVIRESDKMEVFTRKGHIEYFRVNTIMDASSYDKLLVEDGHIVAKGTPFYEKDGEVVASEENGTVRIYESKVYLIGHSTTQVVKAGSELLVGSGDYLEPKTPLVTFDPFSEPVIAEEGGFSHFVDIKLGTTLVEEVNEETGNIEKKITEHSLESLQPRIEITSEEHGKGDILAVYLLPGGSYIQTQDNVKIDKGMILAKLLKEGTKTKDITGGLPRVGELFEARRPKNAAILAQVAGLISFGNIVKGKRTILVTDPFGNEYKHMVPMGRNLLVRDGDSVEAAEPLCDGSVDPHDILDILGENALQSFLVDEVQEVYRMQGVQINDKHLGVIVRQMLRKVEVVHVGDTNLIHGQQVDKYRFFEENDRVITEGGEPAVAQPLLLGITRASLSIDSFISAASFQETTKVLTNAAIAGSKDELRGLKENVIIGHLIPAGTGMRLYRDVKLKDEELLRLQQRVDAVKASRHQEMISDDEFDVEDLADMKSVGDTVDVDDSDED
- the tuf gene encoding elongation factor Tu produces the protein MAKEKFQRTKPHVNVGTIGHVDHGKTTLTAAITMHCAKLFGDKALAYDSIDNAPEEKERGITINTRHVEYQSTNRHYAHVDCPGHADYIKNMITGAAQMDGAIIVVAATDGAMAQTKEHILLARQVGVPCLIVFINKTDQVDDPELIDLVEEEMRDLLNEYGFDGANTPVVRGSAFNAMSNPDDPEQTKCLDELLDAMDNFIPLPERAVDQPFLMPIEDIFSISGRGTVVTGRIERGIIKVNEPASIVGIRETRDTVVTGVEMFNKLLDEGQAGDNIGALLRGVDKKDVVRGQVLAKPKSINPHAKFSGTVYVLSKDEGGRHSPFFSGYRPQFYFRTTDITGTVNLPEDKQMVLPGDHTDINVELIHPVAMDKGLRFAIREGGRTVASGQVTEIVE